From the uncultured Methanomethylovorans sp. genome, the window AAATGTACATTTATGATGCTGCCATGAAATATGTGAAAGATAAAGTTCCTCTGATAGTAATCGCAGGCAAAGAATATGGTACCGGCAGTTCCCGTGACTGGGCAGCCAAGGGCACACAACTTCTGGGAGTGCAGGCAGTAATAGCTGAATCATTCGAGCGTATTCACCGCAGCAACCTTATAGGCATGGGAGTCCTGCCTCTGCAATTCAAAGAAGGAGAGAACGCTAAGTCCCTTGGTCTGGACGGTACTGAAATGTATGATCTTCTGGACATCTCGAAGTTGCAGCCTGCCGGTGAACTCAAGGTAATGGCTCATAAGGAAGATGGAACTGAGAGAACCTTTAATGTTATTGTCAGGCTTAATTCTTCCATTGAATTGGAATACTTCCGCAACGGAGGAATATTGCACAGGTTCCTTAGGGAAAAGGTAAAAGGGAACTAAGTTTCCCTTGTTTTACTTTTTGTTTGTAGATCTAAAGTAAATTTATAAAAACTTATACCGTATTTTCCATAAAATAGGGGATTTCCTCAAACCGGAATTCAAGTCCTATTTATACGGGATATGTCAATAACATCATGACATAATCTATTCATTAATTTTCTTTCATGGCTCACGACCAAAACTCCTATATTCATTTTATCAACTATTTCCAAAATGCTTTCCCATATCTGAGCTTGAGTAATAGCATCTACCATTGTAGTTATTTCATCAGCTATTAAAAATTTAGTTTTAGGACCCAAAGCTCTTGCAAGAGCAAATCTCTGGAGCTCTCCGCCGGAAAGTTCATTTGGCCATCTATTAAGCCAGTTCTTCTTTATTCCAAAGGAATCTAAAACGTCTTGTGAAACAACATGACCCTCATTTAAGATATCCTTCATTTTCCATTTTGGATTAACAGCTTTTTCCGGGTGCTGGAAGATAAGCTGGACCGGATTATATACGCCTGGCGGGATTTTTTCTCCGCCTATGGTTACATTTCCATTATAGTTCGTTTCATAGCCTGAAAGTATCTTACAAAGGGTGGATTTCCCACTT encodes:
- a CDS encoding ATP-binding cassette domain-containing protein, which encodes MHLKGENISFGYKKRTWILNNVDISLGSGEVLGLMGDSGSGKSTLCKILSGYETNYNGNVTIGGEKIPPGVYNPVQLIFQHPEKAVNPKWKMKDILNEGHVVSQDVLDSFGIKKNWLNRWPNELSGGELQRFALARALGPKTKFLIADEITTMVDAITQAQIWESILEIVDKMNIGVLVVSHERKLMNRLCHDVIDISRINRT